The Temnothorax longispinosus isolate EJ_2023e chromosome 4, Tlon_JGU_v1, whole genome shotgun sequence genome has a window encoding:
- the LOC139811882 gene encoding uncharacterized protein isoform X1 has protein sequence MESEARNQINNDYTNFFYATMCHVCKRFGDGISLKRCSNCKMISYCGKEHQKQHWKQHKPFCKAIQDMPRDYRMDYRGETTLEWAEKKMSFAELVSYRLGRRLHADEEEMIYFPKECLVCHEWKSLDSCQKCAASFCRIHKNSLDHWDICAPLQLCLGIDLIEIGEIPENELPDVVFQNIFCTSTFQSMRDFIKDNWNIQTDSEVLYTVEADKLSLHLTYSLTLFHAMRLLNYVPKSNDLVVHVIGANVIEKALLWTWEVFLVLMETLTSVEISVKIVIIGPGLKDKFDPSRTDDFLGNNIFSEYHDVSYEKYVRSPSFIKPNVIVGFSVSIDEEDEDLDNKEISAPSIHAIAKQNCPFVLGFTLLQCFQNGINKINTILGKEVDYLYSGKNPFACCRPIRGLGCVNYINQYVVIYQSLCS, from the coding sequence ATGGAATCGGAAGCaagaaatcaaattaataacgaCTATACCAACTTTTTCTACGCGACGATGTGTCACGTTTGCAAACGGTTTGGCGACGGCATCTCTTTGAAGCGGTGCAGTAACTGTAAGATGATCTCCTATTGCGGTAAGGAACATCAGAAGCAGCACTGGAAGCAGCACAAACCTTTCTGCAAAGCCATACAGGACATGCCGCGAGACTACAGGATGGATTATCGCGGTGAAACTACGTTGGAATGGGCCGAAAAGAAGATGTCCTTTGCGGAGCTAGTGTCGTACAGGCTGGGACGTCGCCTGCATGCGGATGAGGAGGAGATGATCTATTTTCCAAAAGAGTGCCTAGTTTGCCACGAATGGAAGTCGTTGGACAGTTGTCAGAAGTGCGCTGCCAGCTTTTGTCGAATTCACAAAAACAGCCTTGACCACTGGGACATCTGCGCTCCCCTGCAACTATGTCTTGGCATAGATTTAATTGAGATAGGAGAGATTCCGGAGAACGAACTTCCGGATGTTgtctttcaaaatattttctgtacgAGTACATTTCAGAGCATGAGAGACTTTATAAAGGATAATTGGAATATTCAGACTGACTCGGAGGTGTTGTACACTGTCGAGGCAGACAAACTCTCGCTACATTTGACATATTCCTTAACGTTGTTTCATGCTATGCGATTATTAAACTATGTCCCAAAAAGCAACGATTTAGTCGTTCATGTTATAGGTGCAAATGTCATCGAAAAAGCCTTGTTATGGACGTGGGAAGTTTTTCTGGTGTTAATGGAGACCCTGACATCAGTAGAGATATCAGTAAAGATTGTAATTATAGGGCCGGGcttaaaagataaattcgaTCCGTCACGCACTGATGACTTTCTTgggaataacattttttctgaGTACCACGATGTGTCATACGAGAAATATGTGCGCAGTCCGTCATTCATAAAACCGAACGTGATTGTAGGATTTAGTGTGAGTATTGATGAGGAAGATGAGGATCTTGATAATAAGGAAATATCGGCGCCATCCATACATGCGATAGCGAAACAAAATTGTCCGTTCGTCTTAGGGTTTACTTTGCTGCAATGTTTTCAGAATGggataaacaaaattaacacAATTCTAGGTAAGGAGGTAGATTATCTCTATAGCGGAAAGAACCCATTCGCTTGTTGCAGACCGATTAGAGGCCTTGGGTGcgtgaattatattaatcagtATGTAGTTATCTACCAAAGTCTTTGTTCGTAA
- the LOC139811882 gene encoding uncharacterized protein isoform X2 gives MESEARNQINNDYTNFFYATMCHVCKRFGDGISLKRCSNCKMISYCGKEHQKQHWKQHKPFCKAIQDMPRDYRMDYRGETTLEWAEKKMSFAELVSYRLGRRLHADEEEMIYFPKECLVCHEWKSLDSCQKCAASFCRIHKNSLDHWDICAPLQLCLGIDLIEIGEIPENELPDVVFQNIFCTSTFQSMRDFIKDNWNIQTDSEVLYTVEADKLSLHLTYSLTLFHAMRLLNYVPKSNDLVVHVIGANVIEKALLWTWEVFLVLMETLTSVEISVKIVIIGPGLKDKFDPSRTDDFLGNNIFSEYHDVSYEKYVRSPSFIKPNVIVGFSNGINKINTILGKEVDYLYSGKNPFACCRPIRGLGCVNYINQYVVIYQSLCS, from the exons ATGGAATCGGAAGCaagaaatcaaattaataacgaCTATACCAACTTTTTCTACGCGACGATGTGTCACGTTTGCAAACGGTTTGGCGACGGCATCTCTTTGAAGCGGTGCAGTAACTGTAAGATGATCTCCTATTGCGGTAAGGAACATCAGAAGCAGCACTGGAAGCAGCACAAACCTTTCTGCAAAGCCATACAGGACATGCCGCGAGACTACAGGATGGATTATCGCGGTGAAACTACGTTGGAATGGGCCGAAAAGAAGATGTCCTTTGCGGAGCTAGTGTCGTACAGGCTGGGACGTCGCCTGCATGCGGATGAGGAGGAGATGATCTATTTTCCAAAAGAGTGCCTAGTTTGCCACGAATGGAAGTCGTTGGACAGTTGTCAGAAGTGCGCTGCCAGCTTTTGTCGAATTCACAAAAACAGCCTTGACCACTGGGACATCTGCGCTCCCCTGCAACTATGTCTTGGCATAGATTTAATTGAGATAGGAGAGATTCCGGAGAACGAACTTCCGGATGTTgtctttcaaaatattttctgtacgAGTACATTTCAGAGCATGAGAGACTTTATAAAGGATAATTGGAATATTCAGACTGACTCGGAGGTGTTGTACACTGTCGAGGCAGACAAACTCTCGCTACATTTGACATATTCCTTAACGTTGTTTCATGCTATGCGATTATTAAACTATGTCCCAAAAAGCAACGATTTAGTCGTTCATGTTATAGGTGCAAATGTCATCGAAAAAGCCTTGTTATGGACGTGGGAAGTTTTTCTGGTGTTAATGGAGACCCTGACATCAGTAGAGATATCAGTAAAGATTGTAATTATAGGGCCGGGcttaaaagataaattcgaTCCGTCACGCACTGATGACTTTCTTgggaataacattttttctgaGTACCACGATGTGTCATACGAGAAATATGTGCGCAGTCCGTCATTCATAAAACCGAACGTGATTGTAGGATTTAGT AATGggataaacaaaattaacacAATTCTAGGTAAGGAGGTAGATTATCTCTATAGCGGAAAGAACCCATTCGCTTGTTGCAGACCGATTAGAGGCCTTGGGTGcgtgaattatattaatcagtATGTAGTTATCTACCAAAGTCTTTGTTCGTAA
- the Uri gene encoding uncharacterized protein Uri isoform X2 has protein sequence MDSSVTNDATIGPELIKSYQQILLNNVFAQKLEQNEKHTKTLTDYKNRHKKVIEGLEVYPLSVSENCMVPIGKRAFMKGKLTHTNEVLAFLGDGYFAKYSASQAIALCNRRIAWADEMLKSLETERNLYEMRQYLPLGHDVFGKEDGKDIVEHWTENKLDEWRVQHREREKEYHQKLAKLKAKEKTDIRTEKDIFKRLDELEIEEELEEEIYRLEAERKEFYGDDLKDGEAYDESEEDTSDSDQITTEIIQEELEKLKNIQAGRITSSTSNITSDAAQDKIFDTSTTKNEESHPTANFIQDILTESCSPEKGTEEVSKDTSTKERRRISFAEPCVIEDEGNAEEEISIPQEACSVLKQEDTYEISEDEGDTVRIEFSHSSHIPDLIESNDTEIQSPIDIYKMFSTPKSILKRSPNDMIYDRVAPLNEYSSTDTEDEDEYVNSAYSSVIQEKVQESKISPVNDVSVKKDEKRIVSRFKLERAGRKK, from the exons atggatAGCAGTGTAACTAACGATGCAACAATCGGAcctgaattaataaaaagttaccAGCAGATATTGCTTAACAATGTGTTTGCACAG AAACTTGAGCAAAATGAAAAACACACCAAGACACTAACCGATTACAAGAATAGGCACAAAAAGGTAATAGAGGGACTTGAAGTATATCCGTTATCTGTCTCTGAGAATTGTATGGTGCCCATCGGCAAGCGGGCATTTATGAAAGGAAAATTAACTCATACTAACGAAGTCTTGGCATTTTTGGGAGATGGCTACTTTGCCAAATACAGCGCATCACAAGCGATCGCATTGTGCAACAGGAGAATAGCAT GGGCGGATGAAATGCTGAAGAGTTTAGAAACTGAGAGGAACTTGTACGAAATGAGACAATATCTTCCATTGGGACATGATGTTTTTGGAAAAGAGGATGGAAAAGATATCGTGGAACATTGGACTGAGAATAAGCTTGATGAGTGGAgag TACAACATAGAGAGCGTGAGAAGGAGTATCATCAGAAATTAGCAAAGTTGAAAGCAAAGGAAAAGACTGACATTCGTACcgagaaagatattttcaagagACTTGACGAATTAGAGATAGAAGAGGAATTAGAAGAGGAAATTTACAG ATTGGAAGCTGaacgaaaagaattttatggCGATGATTTGAAAGACGGCGAAGCTTATGATGAATCAGAAGAGGATACATCTGATTCCGATCAAATTACAACAGAAATAATTCAGGAGGAATTAGAGAAGCTGAAAAATATCCAAGCGGGCAGAATTACAAGTAGTACATCGAATATCACTTCTGATGCGGctcaagataaaatttttgacacAAGTACTACGAAGAATGAGGAATCTCATCCCActgcaaattttattcaagaCATATTAACGGAGAGTTGTTCGCCTGAAAAAGGAACTGAGGAAGTGTCTAAAGACACAAGTACAAAGGAAAGAAGGAGGATATCGTTCGCTGAACCATGTGTTATAGAAGACGAAGGCAATGCAGAAGAAGAAATATCAATACCTCAGGAAGCTTGTTCTGTTCTAAAGCAAGAAGATACATATGAAATCTCTGAAGATGAAGGTGACACCGTTAGGATCGAATTTTCACATTCATCCCATATTCCAGATTTGATTGAATCAAATGATACGGAGATACAAAGCCcgatagatatttataaaatgtttagtaCTCCTAAGTCTATTTTGAAAAGATCTCCAAATGATATGATTTACGATCGAGTTGCTCCTTTAAACGAGTATAGTAGTACAGATACAGAAGATGAAGACGAATACGTTAATTCTGCATATAGTTCT GTAATCCAAGAGAAAGTtcaagaaagtaaaatatcgCCAGTAAATGACGTTTCGGTaaagaaagatgaaaaaagaattgtaaGTAGGTTCAAACTTGAACGAGCCGGAAGAAAGAAGTGa
- the Uri gene encoding uncharacterized protein Uri isoform X1 translates to MDSSVTNDATIGPELIKSYQQILLNNVFAQKLEQNEKHTKTLTDYKNRHKKVIEGLEVYPLSVSENCMVPIGKRAFMKGKLTHTNEVLAFLGDGYFAKYSASQAIALCNRRIAWADEMLKSLETERNLYEMRQYLPLGHDVFGKEDGKDIVEHWTENKLDEWRVQHREREKEYHQKLAKLKAKEKTDIRTEKDIFKRLDELEIEEELEEEIYRLEAERKEFYGDDLKDGEAYDESEEDTSDSDQITTEIIQEELEKLKNIQAGRITSSTSNITSDAAQDKIFDTSTTKNEESHPTANFIQDILTESCSPEKGTEEVSKDTSTKERRRISFAEPCVIEDEGNAEEEISIPQEACSVLKQEDTYEISEDEGDTVRIEFSHSSHIPDLIESNDTEIQSPIDIYKMFSTPKSILKRSPNDMIYDRVAPLNEYSSTDTEDEDEYVNSAYSSVIQEKVQESKISPVNDVSVKKDEKRIKFLLLSNLQKLRSILRDKSMLRVYRGVYLGVMRELINFNNN, encoded by the exons atggatAGCAGTGTAACTAACGATGCAACAATCGGAcctgaattaataaaaagttaccAGCAGATATTGCTTAACAATGTGTTTGCACAG AAACTTGAGCAAAATGAAAAACACACCAAGACACTAACCGATTACAAGAATAGGCACAAAAAGGTAATAGAGGGACTTGAAGTATATCCGTTATCTGTCTCTGAGAATTGTATGGTGCCCATCGGCAAGCGGGCATTTATGAAAGGAAAATTAACTCATACTAACGAAGTCTTGGCATTTTTGGGAGATGGCTACTTTGCCAAATACAGCGCATCACAAGCGATCGCATTGTGCAACAGGAGAATAGCAT GGGCGGATGAAATGCTGAAGAGTTTAGAAACTGAGAGGAACTTGTACGAAATGAGACAATATCTTCCATTGGGACATGATGTTTTTGGAAAAGAGGATGGAAAAGATATCGTGGAACATTGGACTGAGAATAAGCTTGATGAGTGGAgag TACAACATAGAGAGCGTGAGAAGGAGTATCATCAGAAATTAGCAAAGTTGAAAGCAAAGGAAAAGACTGACATTCGTACcgagaaagatattttcaagagACTTGACGAATTAGAGATAGAAGAGGAATTAGAAGAGGAAATTTACAG ATTGGAAGCTGaacgaaaagaattttatggCGATGATTTGAAAGACGGCGAAGCTTATGATGAATCAGAAGAGGATACATCTGATTCCGATCAAATTACAACAGAAATAATTCAGGAGGAATTAGAGAAGCTGAAAAATATCCAAGCGGGCAGAATTACAAGTAGTACATCGAATATCACTTCTGATGCGGctcaagataaaatttttgacacAAGTACTACGAAGAATGAGGAATCTCATCCCActgcaaattttattcaagaCATATTAACGGAGAGTTGTTCGCCTGAAAAAGGAACTGAGGAAGTGTCTAAAGACACAAGTACAAAGGAAAGAAGGAGGATATCGTTCGCTGAACCATGTGTTATAGAAGACGAAGGCAATGCAGAAGAAGAAATATCAATACCTCAGGAAGCTTGTTCTGTTCTAAAGCAAGAAGATACATATGAAATCTCTGAAGATGAAGGTGACACCGTTAGGATCGAATTTTCACATTCATCCCATATTCCAGATTTGATTGAATCAAATGATACGGAGATACAAAGCCcgatagatatttataaaatgtttagtaCTCCTAAGTCTATTTTGAAAAGATCTCCAAATGATATGATTTACGATCGAGTTGCTCCTTTAAACGAGTATAGTAGTACAGATACAGAAGATGAAGACGAATACGTTAATTCTGCATATAGTTCT GTAATCCAAGAGAAAGTtcaagaaagtaaaatatcgCCAGTAAATGACGTTTCGGTaaagaaagatgaaaaaagaatt aagtttcttttattatcgaATCTACAAAAATTGCGGTCTATCCTACGCGACAAGTCGATGCTTCGAGTATATCGCGGAGTATATCTTGGAGTAATGCGCGAGCTCATAaacttcaataataattaa
- the LOC139811591 gene encoding cytochrome c oxidase subunit 5B, mitochondrial: MAWLCARTVLQTCRRRISYGLACAQKKEFAEPLDHATGLEKREMLARLAGNDDPYNMTIKRRAISTKEDPNIVYSAFESRIMGCICDEDSLHVNWMWLHQGPPRRCECGHWFKLVEKAPI, from the exons ATGGCATGGTTATGCGCTCGTACCGTGCTCCAAACATGTCGACGGCGGATTTCCTATGGCCTCGCGTGCGCCCAAAAGAAAGAAT TCGCCGAACCGCTCGATCATGCCACAGGCTTGGAGAAGAGGGAGATGCTCGCCCGTTTAGCCGGTAACGAT gatcCATACAATATGACCATAAAGCGGCGAGCAATCAGCACAAAGGAAGATCCCAATATAGTCTATAGCGCGTTCGAAAGTCGCATAATGGGATGCATCTGCGACGAGGATTCATTACACGTGAACTGGATGTGGCTGCATCAAGGTCCTCCACGCCGTTGCGAATGTGGCCACTGGTTCAAGCTGGTCGAGAAAGCacctatataa
- the Msra gene encoding methionine sulphoxide reductase A isoform X2 → MPGQLEETKGKRATFGMGCFWAGDSLFGALPGVIRTCVGYAGGTKESPAYKNIGDHTEVVSIEYDPELVSYTHLLSLFWSNHEYSLTRKIKRQYMSLILYHDEEQRLLAEKSREQEQRKRGEVFVTEIKKFAKFHPAEDYHQKYRLQNHPWLIETSGLTTEILCTSPLAAKLNGYIAGAGTIDQFERELPNLGLTEKSAQYITKYISENQGSGLYC, encoded by the exons ATGCCGGGCCAACTGGAGGAGACCAAGGGCAAGCGTGCCACCTTCGGCATGGGCTGCTTCTGGGCGGGGGATTCTCTCTTCGGAGCGCTGCCTGGCGTTATCAGAACCTGCGTCGGCTACGCCGGTGGCACCAAGGAATCTCCAGCTTACAAAAACAT AGGGGACCATACGGAGGTCGTCAGTATCGAATATGATCCAGAACTAGTGTCTTACACCCATCTGTTGAGCTTGTTTTGGAGCAATCACGAGTATAGTCTAACGAGGAAGATTAAGAGACAG tACATGTCACTGATCTTATATCATGACGAAGAGCAAAGGTTGCTAGCTGAAAAATCTCGTGAACAGGAGCAACGAAAGCGCGGGGAAGTCTTCGTCACAGAAATTAAGAAGTTTGCAAAGTTTCATCCAGCCGAAGA TTACCACCAGAAGTATCGACTGCAGAATCATCCGTGGCTGATCGAAACATCGGGCCTTACCACGGAGATCTTGTGCACCTCTCCGCTGGCAGCGAAATTGAACGGCTACATCGCAGGTGCAGGCACCATAGATCAATTTGAGAGAGAGTTACCGAACTTAGGACTGACTGAAAAATCGGCGCAATACATAACGAAGTACATTAGCGAGAATCAGGGCAGTGGTTTGTACTGCTAA
- the Msra gene encoding methionine sulphoxide reductase A isoform X1, whose amino-acid sequence MSRSCRVITVMLPCLVRAILADNCSISSYQCGAYFTCPIVKRNNVCPFNRMPGQLEETKGKRATFGMGCFWAGDSLFGALPGVIRTCVGYAGGTKESPAYKNIGDHTEVVSIEYDPELVSYTHLLSLFWSNHEYSLTRKIKRQYMSLILYHDEEQRLLAEKSREQEQRKRGEVFVTEIKKFAKFHPAEDYHQKYRLQNHPWLIETSGLTTEILCTSPLAAKLNGYIAGAGTIDQFERELPNLGLTEKSAQYITKYISENQGSGLYC is encoded by the exons ATGTCGCGATCATGCCGCGTGATTACCGTTATGCTACCGTGCTTGGTTCGGGCCATTCTCGCAGACAATTGCTCCATTTCGTCGTACCAGTGCGGCGCGTACTTCACATGTCCGATTGTCAAACGTAACAATGTTTGCCCGTTCAACAGAATGCCGGGCCAACTGGAGGAGACCAAGGGCAAGCGTGCCACCTTCGGCATGGGCTGCTTCTGGGCGGGGGATTCTCTCTTCGGAGCGCTGCCTGGCGTTATCAGAACCTGCGTCGGCTACGCCGGTGGCACCAAGGAATCTCCAGCTTACAAAAACAT AGGGGACCATACGGAGGTCGTCAGTATCGAATATGATCCAGAACTAGTGTCTTACACCCATCTGTTGAGCTTGTTTTGGAGCAATCACGAGTATAGTCTAACGAGGAAGATTAAGAGACAG tACATGTCACTGATCTTATATCATGACGAAGAGCAAAGGTTGCTAGCTGAAAAATCTCGTGAACAGGAGCAACGAAAGCGCGGGGAAGTCTTCGTCACAGAAATTAAGAAGTTTGCAAAGTTTCATCCAGCCGAAGA TTACCACCAGAAGTATCGACTGCAGAATCATCCGTGGCTGATCGAAACATCGGGCCTTACCACGGAGATCTTGTGCACCTCTCCGCTGGCAGCGAAATTGAACGGCTACATCGCAGGTGCAGGCACCATAGATCAATTTGAGAGAGAGTTACCGAACTTAGGACTGACTGAAAAATCGGCGCAATACATAACGAAGTACATTAGCGAGAATCAGGGCAGTGGTTTGTACTGCTAA